The window CCCCGTAGACGTGCTTGAGGGCGATGGCAACCTCCTCGAGGGCGACGTTGCCGGCGCGTTCGCCGAGTCCGTTGACGGTGCAGTGTACCAGATCGGCACCCGCACCGATGGCTGCGAGCGCGTTCGCCACCCCCAGTCCGAGGTCGTCGTGGGTGTGTGCGCTAACGGGCCCCAGGTCGGCCAGACGGGCAACGACCTCTCGGGTTCGTTCGGGCCCGGTGTGACCGACCGTGTCGGCGAAGCACGTTCGATCCGCCCCGGCCGCGAGCGCGATTTCCATGAGCGCCTCGAGGAAATCGAGGTTGGCACGAGAGCCATCTTCGCCGATGACCTCCACCCAGAGACCGTGGTCGACCGCGTAGTCGACGAGGTCGGCGGTACGCTCGAGGACGTCCTCGCGGGTGGTTCCCACCTTCCCCTCGACGTGGCGATCGCTCGAGGGGACGACGAGGTGAATCCCGTCGACGTCGCACTCGAGTGCCAGGTCGACGTCGGCGCGGATGCCGCGACAGAAACTCGTGACGTGGGCCTCGAGGTCGAGGTCGGTTACTCGGGCGATGGCGTCACGTTCGCCAACGCCCGTACAAGCGCTGCCGGCTTCGATCACGGAGACACCGGCGTGGTCGAGTGCACGAGCGATGTCGACTTTTTCGGCGGCTGTAAGCGAGACGCCGGGGGCCTGCTCGCCGTCGCGAAGCGTGGTATCGAGCAAGGAAACGGTTGTATCGGACTCGAGTGAAAACAGCTCAGCTGGGGAGGTTTCAGTACCCGAGAATTTCCCGGCCAGCCGGGTCGCCCCGACTTCCTCTATCCTCTGACGTCGACGTTGTGCACGTCTTTCGTGTCATTGTATCTCGTCCCTCGAGCTAGCAGTGATTAAAGACGCCGGTCACGGCACTTCCTGCCAGCGTCGGGGCGAACCCGCCGGGGTCGCAGTCACACGTCCTCTAACACGAGCCGTGTTCCCGGTTCGACGTCTGTAGCTGCTCCCGCTGGCAACTCGAGAATGAGGTCGGCCCGGTCGCGTGCGTAGCCAGTCCAGGGCGAGAGGCGTTCGACGCGTCGTACCGTCTCGTCCTCGACCCAGATTACGTCGAGGGGGACGAACACGAACAGCATGTGAATATCCCGGGTCTTCGCCGTGTCGAACGGAAAGGCGAGCGCGTACGCGTCGGGGAGCGAGCGCCGGAACATCAGCCCTCGCGTCTGGGCGTACAGCGAGTCCGCCACGTCGACGTTCGTCGCCAGGGTTCGGGCCTCGCCGTCGGGGTCAGATACGACTCGCACGACGAGTGTTCCGTACGGGACTGATAAATAGGCCGCGGCCGGTTCCGGCGGCAGCCGAATCGCGGCGTTCAAACGGGTGGCAGACTGACGTGCGCACATGACCCACGACGAGCATCAGGGCGGCGGGCACGACGAACACGACGAACATGGCGGGCACGACGAACACGACGAGCAAGCACACGAACCACCTCGAGAGACCTTTTCGCACGACCCAGTCGGCCACGCCGAGGTTCGCTCGGGAATGTCCGTCGACGAACTCGCAACCCAGTACGGGCGGGCGGGCGTCGGTGCAGCGAACCTCCACGAGGCCATCGACGTCACGAGTGCGATGTTCGACGAGGACGTGACCGTCTTCTTCGGCCTGGCCGGGGCGATGGTGCCGACGGGCATGCGAAAGGTGGTTTCGGATCTGATTCGGGACGGCTACGTCGACGCCCTCGTGACGACCGGCGCGAACCTGACTCACGA of the Natronosalvus vescus genome contains:
- a CDS encoding DUF192 domain-containing protein, whose amino-acid sequence is MRVVSDPDGEARTLATNVDVADSLYAQTRGLMFRRSLPDAYALAFPFDTAKTRDIHMLFVFVPLDVIWVEDETVRRVERLSPWTGYARDRADLILELPAGAATDVEPGTRLVLEDV